A genomic segment from Micromonospora echinaurantiaca encodes:
- a CDS encoding DegT/DnrJ/EryC1/StrS family aminotransferase yields the protein MVGLTTEEIPPARPVIGEAEIAAAVRVLRSGRVAQGPEVAAFEEEFGELVAGRHCVAVNSGTSALQLTLMALGFGPGDEVIVPSFSFAASANAIRLVGARPVFVDIEPGSFCLDPAAVAAAVTHRTVAILPVHLYGHPAAMDRIMAVADRHGLAVVEDAAQAHGAALAGRPVGAFGTAGCFSFYPTKNMHSLEGGMVSTADGELARTLRLLRNQGMEQRYANEIVGANMRMTDVAAAIGRVQLRQLPEWTEQRRANAKLLDARITGMVTPPVADAARHVYHQYTVRVPGGRRDAARRRLTELGVGNAVHYPTPIHRLRPYLAEDGRPGPWELPETDRAAAEVISLPVHPAVSQQDLERIAEAANLAGGAR from the coding sequence ATGGTCGGGCTGACCACAGAAGAGATTCCACCGGCGAGGCCGGTCATCGGCGAGGCCGAGATCGCGGCGGCGGTACGGGTGCTGCGCAGCGGCCGCGTCGCGCAGGGGCCGGAGGTCGCCGCGTTCGAGGAGGAGTTCGGCGAGCTGGTCGCCGGCCGGCACTGTGTCGCGGTGAACTCGGGCACCTCCGCCCTGCAGCTGACCCTGATGGCGCTCGGATTCGGCCCGGGCGACGAGGTGATCGTCCCGTCGTTCTCCTTCGCCGCCAGCGCCAACGCGATCCGGCTGGTCGGCGCCCGGCCGGTCTTCGTCGACATCGAACCCGGCAGCTTCTGCCTGGACCCGGCGGCGGTTGCCGCGGCGGTCACCCACCGCACGGTGGCGATCCTGCCGGTGCACCTCTACGGGCACCCCGCCGCGATGGACCGGATCATGGCGGTCGCCGACCGGCACGGGCTCGCCGTGGTCGAGGACGCCGCCCAGGCGCACGGCGCCGCCCTGGCGGGAAGGCCGGTCGGCGCGTTCGGCACGGCCGGCTGCTTCAGCTTCTACCCCACGAAGAACATGCACTCGCTGGAGGGCGGCATGGTCAGCACCGCCGACGGCGAGCTGGCCCGTACCCTGCGGCTGCTGCGCAACCAGGGCATGGAGCAGCGGTACGCCAACGAGATCGTCGGCGCCAACATGCGGATGACCGACGTGGCCGCGGCGATCGGCCGGGTGCAGTTGCGCCAGCTGCCGGAGTGGACGGAGCAGCGGCGGGCCAACGCGAAGCTGCTCGACGCCCGGATCACCGGCATGGTCACCCCGCCGGTCGCCGACGCCGCCCGGCACGTCTACCACCAGTACACGGTGCGGGTGCCGGGTGGTCGCCGCGACGCGGCCCGCCGGCGCCTCACCGAGCTGGGCGTCGGCAACGCCGTTCACTACCCCACGCCGATCCACCGCCTGCGGCCCTACCTCGCCGAGGACGGCCGACCGGGCCCGTGGGAGCTGCCGGAGACCGACCGGGCCGCCGCCGAGGTGATCTCGTTGCCGGTGCACCCGGCGGTGTCCCAGCAGGACCTGGAGCGGATCGCCGAGGCCGCCAACCTCGCCGGGGGTGCCCGATGA
- a CDS encoding acyltransferase — protein MADTALSPAFVHPTADVEEGAYVGDGTKVWHLAHIRSSARVGAGCVIGRNVYVDAGVTVGDLVKIQNNVSVYQGVTLEDEVFVGPCVVFTNDLRPRAQNPDWTVTPTLVRRGASIGANATLVCGIEVGAYAMVAAGSVVTRDVPPYQLVAGNPARPLGWVDARGEVISRDPGTRPAGLDLA, from the coding sequence ATGGCTGACACCGCGCTCTCCCCCGCCTTCGTCCACCCCACGGCCGACGTCGAGGAGGGCGCGTACGTCGGGGACGGCACGAAGGTCTGGCACCTGGCGCACATCCGGTCCTCCGCCCGGGTGGGCGCCGGCTGCGTCATCGGCCGCAACGTGTACGTCGACGCCGGCGTGACGGTCGGCGACCTCGTGAAGATCCAGAACAACGTCTCCGTCTACCAGGGCGTCACCCTTGAGGACGAGGTCTTCGTCGGCCCGTGCGTGGTCTTCACCAACGACCTGCGCCCCCGCGCGCAGAACCCGGACTGGACGGTCACGCCGACCCTGGTCCGCCGGGGCGCCTCGATCGGCGCCAACGCCACCCTGGTCTGCGGCATCGAGGTGGGCGCGTACGCGATGGTCGCGGCCGGTTCGGTGGTGACTCGGGACGTGCCGCCGTACCAGCTCGTGGCCGGGAACCCGGCCCGCCCGCTGGGCTGGGTGGACGCCCGGGGCGAGGTGATCTCCCGCGACCCGGGCACCCGCCCCGCCGGCCTCGACCTGGCCTGA
- a CDS encoding alpha/beta fold hydrolase — protein MVDESGTRDGRRPLLLLLHGMGATGEVWLPWAPLLERRWAGRWLAPDLAGHGWSPPLPRYSFAGLAGQVAGGLKPGDRLVVLGHSLGGVVGLALAARTAGLTVDAVVGLGIKAVWSPAELDRAAELAARPVTWFATRDEAARRYLKVAGLTGLFAPEHPAVEAGLRQVDGRWRLAMDPAAFAVGEPRLPALLAATDAPVVLARGERDPMVSDEQLKEFGVPVVTLPGLGHNAHVEDPEAVLALVDPYR, from the coding sequence ATGGTCGACGAATCGGGTACCCGGGACGGCCGGCGGCCGCTCCTGCTGCTGCTGCACGGCATGGGCGCCACCGGCGAGGTGTGGCTGCCCTGGGCGCCGCTGCTGGAGCGCCGGTGGGCCGGCCGGTGGCTGGCCCCGGACCTGGCCGGGCACGGCTGGTCCCCGCCGCTGCCGCGGTACTCCTTCGCCGGGCTGGCCGGGCAGGTCGCCGGCGGGCTCAAGCCGGGTGACCGGCTGGTCGTGCTGGGGCACTCCCTCGGCGGCGTGGTGGGGCTGGCGCTGGCCGCGCGTACCGCCGGGCTGACGGTGGACGCGGTGGTCGGGCTCGGCATCAAGGCCGTCTGGTCACCGGCCGAACTGGACCGGGCCGCGGAGCTGGCCGCCCGCCCGGTCACCTGGTTCGCGACCCGCGACGAGGCGGCCCGCCGCTACCTGAAGGTGGCCGGGCTGACCGGACTGTTCGCCCCCGAGCATCCGGCCGTGGAGGCCGGACTGCGGCAGGTCGACGGCCGCTGGCGGCTGGCGATGGACCCGGCCGCGTTCGCGGTGGGGGAGCCGCGCCTGCCGGCCCTGCTGGCGGCGACCGACGCGCCGGTGGTGCTGGCCCGGGGCGAGCGCGACCCGATGGTCTCCGACGAGCAGCTCAAGGAGTTCGGCGTGCCGGTGGTGACGCTGCCCGGACTCGGGCACAACGCGCACGTGGAGGACCCGGAGGCGGTGCTCGCCCTGGTCGACCCGTACCGCTGA
- a CDS encoding Gfo/Idh/MocA family protein, protein MTRARLRAGLIGLGAMGRNHARVLAALDGVELVGIVDPAGDPTSALRVPVVPDLDGLLAIGVDYAVVACPTALHEQVGLALAASGVPALIEKPLAQSVAAASRLVEAFEAAGLVAGVGHIERYNPALQSLRLRLEAGELGEVFQVVTRRQGPFPHRIADVGVVMDLATHDIDLTSWVVGREYRTVSARTVSRSGRLHEDMVAAVGQLAGGAMVNHLVNWLSPLKERSTVVTGERGCFVADTLTADLTWYANGAIDTEWEALRAFRGVAEGDMVRYAIPKREPLLVEHERFRDAVDGKQSDIVTLRQGLRTVRVAAALLQSAAEGSTVAIDTDLAPVAAATVALS, encoded by the coding sequence ATGACGCGGGCCCGGCTGCGCGCCGGCCTGATCGGTCTCGGCGCCATGGGGCGTAACCACGCCCGGGTCCTCGCCGCCCTGGACGGGGTGGAGCTGGTCGGCATCGTCGACCCGGCGGGCGACCCGACCAGCGCGCTGCGGGTGCCGGTGGTGCCCGACCTGGACGGCCTGCTGGCGATCGGCGTCGACTACGCCGTGGTCGCCTGCCCGACGGCGCTGCACGAGCAGGTCGGGCTGGCGCTGGCCGCCAGCGGCGTGCCCGCGCTCATCGAGAAGCCGCTCGCCCAGTCGGTGGCCGCCGCGAGCCGCCTGGTCGAGGCGTTCGAGGCCGCCGGCCTGGTGGCCGGGGTCGGCCACATCGAGCGGTACAACCCGGCCCTGCAGAGCCTGCGCCTGCGGCTGGAGGCCGGCGAGCTGGGCGAGGTGTTCCAGGTGGTCACCCGGCGGCAGGGGCCGTTCCCGCACCGGATCGCCGACGTGGGCGTGGTGATGGACCTGGCGACCCACGACATCGACCTGACCAGCTGGGTGGTCGGCCGGGAGTACCGGACGGTGTCGGCGCGGACCGTCTCGCGCAGCGGCCGGCTGCACGAGGACATGGTCGCCGCGGTCGGCCAGCTGGCCGGCGGCGCGATGGTCAACCACCTGGTCAACTGGCTGAGCCCGCTGAAGGAACGGTCCACCGTGGTCACCGGCGAGCGGGGCTGCTTCGTCGCCGACACCCTCACCGCCGACCTGACCTGGTACGCCAACGGGGCGATCGACACCGAATGGGAGGCGCTGCGCGCCTTCCGTGGCGTGGCCGAGGGCGACATGGTCCGGTACGCGATCCCGAAGCGCGAACCGCTCCTGGTGGAGCACGAACGGTTCCGCGACGCGGTCGACGGCAAGCAGAGCGACATCGTCACCCTGCGGCAGGGGCTGCGCACGGTGCGGGTCGCCGCCGCGCTGCTCCAGTCCGCGGCCGAGGGCAGCACGGTGGCGATCGACACCGACCTCGCACCCGTAGCCGCGGCGACCGTCGCGCTGTCCTGA
- a CDS encoding bifunctional cytidylyltransferase/SDR family oxidoreductase — MTQDHTTGPDAAPQTAAPWRPSRTVAVVLAGGTGTRLGLGIPKQLLKIAGKPIIEHTLAVFEAAPEIDEIIVLMAAGHVADAQRIVEKAGFRKVTKVIEGGDTRNATTRIALEAVGAGDCNILFHDAVRPLVSGRIVRECVNALWTYSAVDVAIPSADTIIQVDEDDCITDIPVRSSLRRGQTPQAFRSGTIREAYRRAESDPDFAATDDCGVVLRYLPGTPIKVIDGSDENIKVTHPVDVHLADKLFQLAAAQAPRLTDHRSYTEELTGRTIVIFGGSYGIGHDLAELARGYGAQVFPFSRSSTGTHVERAADVEAALKTAFEATGRIDHVVVTAGILEKGALVEMDEETMDRVLQVNFVGPVIAARQALPYLQQTKGQLLLYTSSSYTRGRAQYALYSSTKAALVNLTQALADEWAEFGVRVNCVNPERTATPMRTKAFGEEPEHTLLAAETVARASLDVLISDLTGQVIDVRRAPGEVPAQPTPAQADQAAGAAVGG, encoded by the coding sequence ATGACGCAGGACCACACCACTGGCCCGGACGCCGCGCCGCAGACCGCGGCGCCGTGGCGGCCCTCGCGGACGGTGGCGGTGGTCCTGGCGGGCGGCACCGGGACCCGGCTGGGCCTCGGCATCCCGAAGCAGCTGCTGAAGATCGCCGGCAAGCCGATCATCGAGCACACCCTGGCGGTCTTCGAGGCGGCCCCGGAGATCGACGAGATCATCGTGCTGATGGCCGCCGGCCACGTCGCCGACGCCCAGCGGATCGTCGAGAAGGCCGGCTTCCGCAAGGTCACCAAGGTCATCGAGGGTGGTGACACGCGCAACGCCACCACCCGGATCGCGCTGGAGGCGGTCGGCGCGGGCGACTGCAACATCCTCTTCCATGACGCGGTGCGGCCCCTGGTCAGCGGCCGGATCGTGCGGGAGTGCGTGAACGCGCTCTGGACGTACTCGGCGGTCGACGTGGCCATCCCGTCGGCCGACACGATCATTCAGGTCGATGAGGACGACTGCATCACCGACATCCCGGTGCGCTCGTCGCTGCGCCGCGGGCAGACCCCCCAGGCGTTCCGCTCCGGCACCATCCGCGAGGCGTACCGGCGCGCCGAGAGCGACCCGGACTTCGCCGCCACCGACGACTGCGGCGTGGTGCTGCGCTACCTGCCGGGCACGCCGATCAAGGTGATCGACGGCTCGGACGAGAACATCAAGGTCACCCACCCGGTCGACGTGCACCTGGCGGACAAGCTCTTCCAGCTCGCCGCCGCCCAGGCGCCCCGGCTGACCGACCACCGCAGCTACACCGAGGAGCTGACCGGCCGGACGATCGTGATCTTCGGCGGCAGCTACGGCATCGGGCACGACCTGGCCGAGCTGGCCCGCGGCTACGGCGCCCAGGTCTTCCCGTTCAGCCGCTCCAGCACCGGCACCCACGTCGAGCGCGCCGCGGACGTCGAGGCCGCGCTGAAGACCGCTTTCGAGGCCACCGGCCGGATCGACCACGTGGTGGTCACCGCCGGCATCCTGGAGAAGGGCGCCCTCGTCGAGATGGACGAGGAGACCATGGACCGGGTACTCCAGGTCAACTTCGTCGGGCCGGTCATCGCCGCCCGGCAGGCGCTGCCCTACCTCCAGCAGACCAAGGGTCAGCTGCTGCTCTACACCTCCAGCTCCTACACCCGGGGCCGGGCCCAGTACGCGCTCTACTCCTCCACCAAGGCCGCCCTGGTCAACCTCACCCAGGCGCTGGCCGACGAGTGGGCCGAGTTCGGCGTACGGGTCAACTGCGTCAACCCGGAGCGGACCGCCACCCCGATGCGCACCAAGGCGTTCGGTGAGGAGCCGGAGCACACCCTGCTCGCCGCCGAGACCGTCGCCCGGGCGTCGCTGGACGTGCTGATCTCCGACCTCACCGGGCAGGTCATCGACGTACGCCGGGCGCCGGGCGAGGTGCCCGCCCAGCCGACGCCGGCGCAGGCCGACCAGGCGGCGGGCGCCGCCGTCGGCGGCTGA
- a CDS encoding acyltransferase family protein, with product MTAAAPAAPSASRLPSLTGLRWIAALLVFGFHAGTMRIIAEPDHQAVVNWFFTLGLSGVQFFFILSGFVLVWSARPGDSRRAFWRRRFAKIYPNHLLLWALVLLVGLWFADPVNVGAALENLFLLQAWDPRPGHFYSVNTVSWSLSCEFFFYFCLPLVLPLVRRARPWALWAVVVGVPLLILALWPGQALVPEADRWWFTQVFPPVRSLEFWMGVAAAELMRRGRWRGPGLPLASLIFAVTWVVAAQWVRAELWAALLSVAYILVITAAADADVRGRRSPWRSRPMVWLGEVSFAFYLVHVFVMITVLRLTGDWGTGFTGWWGVAVVLGFLLLNLGLAALLHRYVETPMMRRLAPRRPKRTIGGPAAVAAPDPLPAPAGPTVAQVAVPGPRTLDRPSAYVDSR from the coding sequence ATGACGGCCGCCGCCCCCGCCGCGCCGTCCGCAAGCCGGCTGCCGTCGCTGACCGGGCTGCGCTGGATCGCCGCGCTGCTGGTCTTCGGTTTCCACGCCGGCACGATGCGGATCATCGCCGAGCCCGACCACCAGGCCGTGGTGAACTGGTTCTTCACCCTGGGTCTGTCCGGCGTGCAGTTCTTCTTCATCCTGAGCGGGTTCGTGCTGGTCTGGTCGGCCCGGCCGGGCGACTCCCGGCGGGCCTTCTGGCGGCGCCGGTTCGCCAAGATCTACCCCAACCACCTGTTGCTCTGGGCGCTGGTGCTGCTGGTGGGGCTCTGGTTCGCCGACCCGGTCAACGTCGGCGCCGCGCTGGAGAACCTCTTCCTTCTGCAGGCCTGGGACCCTCGACCCGGCCACTTCTACAGCGTCAACACGGTCAGCTGGTCGCTGTCCTGCGAGTTCTTCTTCTACTTCTGCCTGCCGCTGGTGCTGCCGCTGGTGCGCCGGGCCCGGCCGTGGGCACTGTGGGCGGTGGTGGTCGGGGTGCCGCTGCTCATCCTCGCGCTCTGGCCCGGTCAGGCCCTGGTGCCCGAGGCCGACCGCTGGTGGTTCACCCAGGTCTTCCCGCCGGTGCGGTCGCTCGAGTTCTGGATGGGAGTGGCCGCGGCCGAGCTGATGCGTCGTGGCCGTTGGCGGGGGCCGGGCCTGCCGCTGGCCAGCCTGATCTTCGCGGTCACCTGGGTGGTCGCCGCTCAGTGGGTCCGGGCCGAGCTGTGGGCGGCGCTGCTCTCGGTGGCGTACATCCTGGTCATCACCGCGGCGGCGGACGCCGACGTGCGGGGCCGGCGCTCACCGTGGCGGTCCCGGCCGATGGTCTGGCTCGGTGAGGTCTCGTTCGCCTTCTACCTGGTGCACGTCTTCGTGATGATCACCGTGCTCCGGCTCACCGGGGACTGGGGGACCGGCTTCACCGGCTGGTGGGGAGTGGCCGTGGTGCTCGGCTTCCTGCTGCTGAACCTGGGTCTGGCCGCGTTGCTGCATCGGTACGTCGAGACGCCGATGATGCGCCGGCTGGCTCCGCGCCGTCCGAAGCGGACGATCGGCGGCCCGGCGGCGGTCGCGGCGCCGGACCCGCTGCCGGCCCCGGCCGGCCCGACGGTCGCGCAGGTTGCCGTGCCGGGTCCGCGCACGCTCGACCGGCCATCGGCGTACGTCGACTCGCGCTGA
- a CDS encoding C39 family peptidase, producing MKHHLKRQLRRIATERPYQVAAASAAALVLASGAGALAAGTEEAPTSAPAQATVAELRDAPAAASRGEARLGTAPSGAAPSSAAPSAAASSAAPNPDLTRKAAPKPPSRKILNYDYQAQTTFYNCGPAAVRNALSAAGIDRTQDALGAQLGTTEMGTNSANDTTRVLNAMVKGDPYRTRMISGGAATPAQMDQLQADVVRAITDKRGVVVNVAGSATDTNGGWHSFPGGHYIAVVGYDDDGRLVKIADSANPATASYWMTTIDLANWAATRGYSA from the coding sequence GTGAAGCACCACCTGAAGCGCCAGTTGCGGCGCATCGCCACCGAACGCCCCTACCAGGTGGCCGCCGCCTCCGCCGCGGCCCTGGTCCTCGCCTCCGGCGCCGGCGCGCTCGCCGCCGGCACCGAGGAGGCCCCGACCTCGGCGCCGGCCCAGGCCACGGTGGCCGAACTGCGTGACGCGCCAGCCGCCGCCTCGCGTGGCGAGGCCCGGCTGGGCACCGCCCCGTCCGGCGCCGCGCCGTCCAGCGCCGCCCCCTCGGCCGCCGCCTCGTCGGCCGCGCCGAACCCGGACCTGACCCGCAAGGCGGCGCCGAAGCCGCCGTCGCGCAAGATCCTCAACTACGACTACCAGGCCCAGACGACCTTCTACAACTGCGGCCCGGCCGCCGTGCGGAACGCGCTCAGCGCCGCCGGCATCGACCGTACCCAGGACGCCCTCGGCGCCCAGCTGGGCACCACCGAGATGGGCACCAACTCCGCCAACGACACCACCCGCGTGCTCAACGCCATGGTGAAGGGCGACCCGTACCGGACCCGGATGATCTCCGGCGGGGCGGCCACCCCGGCCCAGATGGACCAGCTCCAGGCCGACGTGGTCCGGGCCATCACCGACAAGCGGGGTGTCGTGGTGAACGTCGCCGGCAGCGCGACCGACACCAACGGCGGCTGGCACTCCTTCCCCGGTGGGCACTACATCGCGGTGGTGGGCTACGACGACGACGGCCGGCTGGTGAAGATCGCCGACTCGGCGAACCCGGCGACCGCCTCGTACTGGATGACCACCATCGACCTGGCGAACTGGGCGGCTACCCGCGGCTACTCCGCCTGA
- a CDS encoding nucleotide sugar dehydrogenase, protein MNICVVALGKIGLPLAVQFATSGHRVVGADVSERVVGLVNDGAVPFPGEADLDVRLKEAVAAGLLSATTDTAAAVARSEAVVLVVPLVVDDRGLPDFGWMDDATRAVAAGLRPGTLVSYETTLPVGTTRHRFGPMLAQGSGLTVGEDFHLVFSPERVLTGRVFADLRRYPKLVGGVDRASTARGVAFYESVLQFDPRPDLPRANGVWDLGSAEAAELAKLAETTYRDVNIGLANQFARFAATVGVDVTTVIEACNTQPYSHIHQPGIAVGGHCIPVYPRMYLWNDPAASVVRAAREANAQMPQYAVDLLATAYGDLTGVEVLVLGAAYRGGVKETAFSGVFPTVDALRARGARPYVCDPMYTAAELTALGLPAYDDQAVTAAVIQADHPEYRSLTPADLPSVRVLVDGRRITDPARWTGVRRIVIGG, encoded by the coding sequence ATGAACATCTGTGTCGTCGCCCTCGGGAAGATCGGGCTGCCGCTCGCCGTGCAGTTCGCGACGAGCGGGCACCGGGTGGTCGGCGCCGACGTCTCCGAGCGGGTCGTCGGGCTGGTCAACGACGGGGCGGTCCCGTTCCCGGGCGAGGCCGACCTGGACGTCCGGCTGAAGGAGGCGGTGGCGGCCGGCCTGCTGTCGGCCACCACCGACACCGCGGCGGCCGTCGCCCGGTCCGAGGCGGTGGTCCTGGTGGTGCCGCTCGTCGTGGACGACCGGGGGCTGCCGGACTTCGGCTGGATGGACGACGCCACCCGGGCGGTGGCGGCCGGGCTCCGGCCGGGCACCCTGGTCAGTTACGAGACCACGCTGCCGGTCGGCACCACCCGGCACCGGTTCGGCCCGATGCTGGCGCAGGGCAGTGGGCTGACCGTGGGCGAGGACTTCCACCTGGTGTTCAGCCCCGAGCGGGTGCTCACCGGCCGGGTCTTCGCCGACCTGCGCCGCTACCCGAAGCTGGTCGGCGGCGTGGACCGGGCGTCGACAGCGCGGGGCGTGGCGTTCTACGAGTCGGTGCTCCAGTTCGACCCCCGGCCGGACCTGCCCCGCGCCAACGGCGTGTGGGACCTCGGCTCGGCCGAGGCGGCGGAGCTGGCGAAGCTGGCCGAGACCACCTACCGGGACGTGAACATCGGCCTCGCCAACCAGTTCGCCCGGTTCGCCGCCACCGTCGGGGTGGACGTCACCACCGTGATCGAGGCCTGCAACACCCAGCCGTACAGCCACATCCACCAGCCCGGCATCGCGGTGGGCGGGCACTGCATCCCGGTCTACCCGCGGATGTACCTGTGGAACGACCCGGCCGCCAGCGTGGTCCGCGCCGCCCGGGAGGCGAACGCCCAGATGCCGCAGTACGCCGTCGATCTGCTGGCCACCGCGTACGGCGACCTGACCGGAGTGGAGGTGCTGGTCCTCGGCGCCGCCTACCGGGGCGGGGTGAAGGAGACCGCCTTCTCCGGCGTCTTCCCGACCGTCGACGCGCTGCGCGCCCGGGGTGCCCGGCCGTACGTCTGCGACCCGATGTACACGGCCGCCGAGCTGACCGCGCTGGGGCTGCCGGCGTACGACGACCAGGCCGTCACCGCCGCGGTGATCCAGGCCGACCACCCGGAGTACCGGTCGCTGACCCCCGCCGACCTGCCCTCGGTACGGGTGCTGGTGGACGGTCGCCGGATCACCGACCCGGCGCGCTGGACCGGCGTCCGCCGGATCGTGATCGGCGGCTGA
- a CDS encoding CDP-glycerol glycerophosphotransferase family protein, whose amino-acid sequence MRGDLVRKLIARGLTTGLAVLAFLVVALTGATGWGLGLAVAALAAAAWERRVRPGADSVPETVLVAASILVGYARRLDAGFDPVLAVTALVLLGLVLLVGPLRDAGNLEIRAANLPVRGWTPLVAARLGSALLGLLAVVALAAAFALPAAVALVASLLVGASAGAVGLDLARRRFRPPAGGSAVTRALRRHQPEFLLHFSAPPGSEYQVTMWLPYLERIGRPFLVMVREPEFLRSIAAATTAPVVYCPTLKAMDEALVPSLRVAFYVNHGAKNSHCIRFTQLTHVQLHHGDSDKAPSANPVSAIFDRIFVAGEAAIDRYARAGVEIPAEKFEVVGRPQVEAIKVRPEPARGLAQPTVLYTPTWTGHHADANYCSLPVAETLLRRLLARGATVILRAHPYTAQNPASARQLGRLTELLAADRARTGRQHVFGAAARELTLTECVNRSDALVSDVSGVISDYLYSGKPYAVTDMGGDGDRFTERFPLAGSGYVLSRDMANVDEVLTALLDTDPLAPDRWATRRRYLGDFPAESYAEAFLAAARRELDRGGRPPAPRTGGLPVEPEAVSPAT is encoded by the coding sequence ATGCGTGGTGACCTGGTCCGGAAGCTGATCGCCCGGGGCCTGACCACCGGGCTGGCCGTGCTGGCGTTCCTGGTGGTGGCGCTGACCGGCGCCACCGGCTGGGGGCTCGGCCTGGCGGTGGCCGCGCTCGCCGCGGCGGCGTGGGAGCGGCGGGTCCGGCCCGGCGCCGACAGCGTGCCGGAGACCGTGCTGGTCGCGGCCAGCATCCTGGTCGGCTACGCCCGGCGGCTCGACGCCGGGTTCGATCCCGTGCTGGCCGTCACCGCGCTGGTGCTGCTGGGCCTGGTGCTGCTCGTCGGGCCGCTGCGCGACGCCGGCAACCTGGAGATCCGGGCCGCCAACCTGCCGGTGCGCGGCTGGACGCCGCTGGTCGCCGCCCGGCTGGGCAGCGCCCTGCTCGGGCTGCTCGCGGTGGTCGCGCTGGCGGCCGCGTTCGCGCTGCCCGCCGCCGTCGCGCTGGTCGCCAGCCTGCTGGTCGGCGCGAGCGCCGGCGCGGTCGGCCTCGACCTGGCCCGGCGGCGGTTCCGGCCGCCGGCCGGCGGGTCGGCGGTGACCCGGGCGCTGCGCCGGCACCAGCCCGAGTTCCTGCTGCACTTCTCCGCGCCGCCCGGCTCCGAGTACCAGGTCACCATGTGGCTGCCGTACCTGGAGCGGATCGGCCGGCCGTTCCTGGTCATGGTGCGCGAGCCGGAGTTCCTGCGCAGCATCGCGGCGGCCACCACCGCCCCGGTGGTCTACTGCCCCACGCTGAAGGCGATGGACGAGGCGCTGGTGCCGAGCCTGCGGGTGGCCTTCTACGTCAACCACGGCGCCAAGAACAGCCACTGCATCCGGTTCACCCAGCTCACCCACGTGCAGCTGCACCACGGCGACAGCGACAAGGCGCCCAGCGCCAACCCGGTCTCGGCGATCTTCGACCGGATCTTCGTGGCCGGCGAGGCCGCCATCGACCGGTACGCCCGGGCCGGGGTGGAGATCCCGGCGGAGAAGTTCGAGGTGGTCGGCCGCCCGCAGGTGGAGGCGATCAAGGTCCGCCCGGAGCCGGCGCGCGGCCTGGCGCAGCCGACGGTGCTCTACACGCCGACCTGGACGGGGCACCACGCGGACGCCAACTACTGCTCGCTGCCGGTGGCGGAGACGCTGCTGCGACGGCTGCTGGCACGCGGGGCCACGGTGATCCTGCGGGCGCACCCGTACACCGCGCAGAACCCGGCCTCGGCCCGGCAGCTGGGCCGGCTCACCGAACTGCTGGCCGCCGACCGGGCGCGCACCGGCCGGCAGCACGTCTTCGGCGCCGCCGCCCGCGAGCTGACCCTGACCGAGTGCGTGAACCGCTCGGACGCGCTGGTCTCCGACGTGTCCGGGGTGATCTCCGACTACCTCTACTCGGGCAAGCCGTACGCGGTGACCGACATGGGCGGCGACGGTGACCGGTTCACCGAGCGGTTCCCGCTGGCCGGCTCCGGCTACGTGCTGAGCCGGGACATGGCCAACGTGGACGAGGTGCTCACCGCGCTGCTCGACACCGACCCGCTGGCACCGGACCGGTGGGCGACCCGGCGGCGCTACCTGGGCGACTTCCCCGCCGAGTCGTACGCGGAGGCGTTCCTGGCCGCCGCCCGCCGGGAACTCGACCGGGGCGGCCGGCCGCCGGCGCCGCGTACGGGCGGGCTGCCGGTCGAACCGGAGGCCGTCTCCCCCGCCACCTGA